GCGCGGCGGGCAGCATCCAGGCCAGCGCGCGCGCGGCGGTAGACTTCTTATGCTTCATGGTTTTTCGCGGACCTTAGGACAAAAACACTAAATAAACAGAATAGTAAACGCAAAGTTCCGCGCCGACTTGCAGATTCCGCTAAGTTGAGAACAGGGTCGACCGCACTGGGCGGGCCGGCCCTTGATCTTTTCGAGTCTGCCCTGCGAGGAGCCGCCATGGCTACAGATTATTCTCCCTTGCCCACTCTGACTCTGCCGCGCACCACCGACCTGGTGAGACTGGACCAGCGGCCGCATCCCCCGATAAGCATGAACAGCCCGGCGCTGAGCGCGATGACTGATCTGAGGCTGGTCAATCCGATAGGCATACGCGGCGACGCCGGTCTGCGCGAGGCTCACCAGCGCATGATCAGCCACGGCATCCGCCTGTTGTTCGTCCATGACCACGACGGCAGCCTGCTGGGCATCGTCACCGCCGTCGATCTGCTGGGCGAGCGGCCCATCCAGTGCATGAAGGAGCACGGCAAGCACCATGACGATCTCCAGGTGTCCGACGTGATGACGCCGCGCGCCCGGCTGGACGCGCTGCGGCTGGACGACGTGGCGTCGGCCAGCGTCGGCCAGCTGGTGGCCACCATGCAGCAGCTGGGCCGCCAGCACGCGCTGGTGGTGGAAGTGAACCCGGTCAACGGCCACCACGAGCTGTGCGGCCTGTTTTCCACCTCGCACATGGCGCGGCTGTTGGGCCGGCCTTTGTCTTTCATCCGCGTGCCGCAAGCCTTGTCCGAAATCCAGTACTCGCTGCTGTACACCGGCTGATTTCGGCAAGAATCGGGTCGCCGCCGACCAGCCGCCTCCCTAGACTTCAGGCATCATGACCTTTAGCGAAGGAGAAGGCGATGACATGGCGGATGGAAACGCTGGACGAGCGATTCATCGCGGCCGCGCGCGGCCGGGGCGTCGATGCCCTGGGCCAGCCGGCGCGGCGTTTGCAGGCGCGGGGAGGCGAGCCGCTGCGGGACGGCTTGCGCCGCGCCCGTCCCGGGGAGCGCTTGCTGCTGGCGAGCTATAGCCCTTTCCGGCTGATCGGGCCGTATCGCGAATACGGGCCGGTGTTTCTCGGCGCCGAGCCGGACCTTGAGACCTTGCCGTCCCTGGACGCGCTGTTGGAGGCAAGCGGCGGCTATCTGGGCGACAGCATGGCGCTGCGCGCCTACGATGCCGGGCAGTCGATGATCGAGGCGGCGGTGCTGCCGCGGGCCGAGCTCGCCGCTTGCCTGGCGCGATGGACGTCGCGGAGCGACATCGCCTTCGCCATGCTGCGCTACCCCGCCCATGGCTGTTACGCGCTGCGCCTGAACCGGGATGCCTGACATGGAAGCCATCCTGCCCGCGGCGGCGGAAAGCAGCCGCGATTACGCCCGCGTCCGCGACGCGATCCGCTATCTGGTCGCCCATGCCGACGCCCAGCCCAGGCTGGCCGATCTGGCCGGCGAGCTGCACCTGTCGGAATCGCGGCTGCAACGCTTGTTCACCCAGTGGGCCGGCGTCAGTCCCAAGCGCTTCATCCAGCAGCTGACCTGCGAGGCGGCCAAGGCGCGGCTGGCCGCTGGCGAGCCGCTGCTGCCGCTGTCGCATGAGCTGGGCTTGTCCGGAGGCGGCCGACTGCATGATCTCTTCGTCACGCTGGAGGCGATGACGCCGGGCGAATACCAGCGCGGCGGGGCCGGGCTGGACATCGGCTGGAGCGTGGAGGCCACCCGTTTCGGCCCGGCGCTGCTGGCGCAGACCGCGCGCGGCGTGTGCGCGCTGCAATTCGTCGCCGACGAAGCCGCCGGTGAGGCCTGGCTGCGCGGGCAATGGCCCAACGCCGCGCTGCGATGGCGGGAGGGACTGGGACGCGCGCTGTGCCGCCGGCTGTTCGATCCGCTGGAGGCCGCCGGCGGTCCGCCGCTGGCGCTCAGGGTGCAGGGCAGCAATTTCCAGATCCAGGTGTGGCGGGCATTGCTAGCCGTGCCGTACGGCGGACTGATAGGCTACGGCCAATTGGCCGCGGGCATGGGGCGGCCCAGCGCGGCGCGCGCGGTGGGCAACGCGGTGGGCGCCAATCCGGTGGCCTGGCTGATTCCCTGCCACCGCGTGATCCGCGCCGCGGGCGCGTTGGGCGGCTACCGCTGGGGCGAGGAGCGCAAGCTGGACCTGATAGGCTGGGAATGCGCCAGGCTGGCGGGCGCGGAGCGGGCGGCATGGACCGCCTGAGCGGAGAGCTCGCCTGGCTGACGCTGCTGGCGGCGCTGTGGGGAGGCTCTTTCCTGTTCATGCGGGTGGCGGCGCCGGTTTTCGGCCCCTTGCCCTTGATCGCGCTGCGGGTGGGCCTGGCCGCCTGCCTGTTGCTGCCGCTGTTGTGGCGGCGGGGTTTGTGGCCGCTGTGGCGGGACAATTGGCGGCCGGTCGCGGCGGTCGGCGTGTTTCTGACAGCGTTTCCCTTCAGCCTGATCGCCTGGGCGCAGCTGTCGTTGCCGGCCGGCATGGCCTCGGTGCTCAACGCCACCACGCCGTTGATGACCGCGCTGTGGGCGTGGCCGCTGGCGGGAGAGCGGCTGGCCGTTCCGCGCGCGGCGGGGCTGGGCCTGGGGCTGGTCTTGCTGGCGGGGCACGGCGCCCGCTTCGACATCCATTCCGGCTTGCCGGCGCTGGCGATGCTGGGCGCGACGGCCAGTTACGGCTGGGCCGGGCATATGGCCAGGCGCTGGCTGCCCGGCATGCCGCCGCTGGCGACCGCGGGCGGCGGCCTGTTCAGCGCGGCGCTGCTGATGCTGCCGTTGGCGTGGTGGACCTGGCCGGCGGGCCCGGCACCGCTCAAGGCCTGGCTGGCCGTGTTGCTGCTTGCGGCGTTTTGCACCGCGCTGGCCTACCTGATTTATTACCGGCTGATCAACCGGCTGGGCGCACCCGGGCCAGCGCCGTCACCTATCTGGTGCCGGTGTTCGGCGTGTTATGGGGGGCGGTTTTCCTGGGGGAGCGCGTCGGCGGCGCCATGCAGCTGGGCGCGGCGCTGATTCTGGGCGGCGTGTTGCTGCTGGGATGGCGGCGCTAGCCGGGCAGCCGGCTGAGTTCGCGGAAGAACAGCCGGCTCAGCGTGTCCAGCGCGGGGTCGCCGTCCCGCGCCGGCTGGCGGAACAGCGCCAGCGGCACGGGCGGCAAAGCCGGCAAGCTGTCGGGCGGCAGTGGGCGCAAGTCGTCGCCGGCCATGTCCGACAAGAGGGCGCCTACGCCCAGCCCCGCTTCCAGCGCCGCGGTCACCGCCAGCAGGCTGGAGCTTTCGAACACCACCCGATAAGGCCGTCCGGCCAAACCCAGCGCCTGCAGCATCGCGTCGCGCCAGCTGCAAGGCGCGGCGAACAGAACCAGCGGCAGCTCCGGCCCGTCTGGCATGGCGCCGCCGGCGGATAGCCAGGGCAGCGGGCATTCCATGGACCAGGCCGGCGGCTGTTCCAGCCCGCATAGCCTCGGATTGGCGATCAGCATGTCCAGCTCCCCCTGGCGATAGGCGGCGGCCAGTTCCCTCCCCGGCGCGACTTTGGCCTCCAGCTTCAGCTCGGGACGGACGGCGGCGAAATCCGCCAGCACCCGCGGCAAATGGCGGCTGACCACATCCTCGATCAGGCCCACTCGGCAGCGTTGCGGCGCGCAGGAGGCCGGTTCGGGCAGCATTTGCTCGGCCAGGCTGACGATGCGCTCGGCGAAAGGCAGCAGCGTTTTGCCGGCGGCGGTCAGCGTCACGCCGCGGGTGGAGCGTTGCAGCAGGAGCTGGCCGCAATGCTGCTCCAGCTTGCGCAATTGCAGGCTCAGCGCCGGCTGGGTTCGGCCTAGCGCGGCGGCGGCGCGGTTGATGCTGCCGTGGCGGGCCACCGCGGCCAAGGCGCGCAACAGGGAGGTGTCTAGATCGCTGGCCATATGATTTTCTTATAGCAGTCGCTCATTTTTCCAGTCTACCTATAACCAGGTCGAATGTTTAGCATCTTGTCTGAACGCGAACCATGGTTGGGAGAGGGAAATGTTTTTCGCCGCGATATTGCTGGCTGTGGCCGGCTCCGTGGTTTACCACTTGTCGATCAAGCAACTGCCGCAGGATTTGAATCCCTTCTTTTCGCTGGCGGTCAGTTACGGCCTGGCGCTGGCGCTGGCGCTATGCCTGGCCGGCATGTGGTGGCTGCCGGGCGGGCAGCGCGATCCGTCGGCGCTGGGCTGGAGCAATCTGGGCGTGGCGCTGGGCATCCTGGGCATCGAGATGGGATTCTTGCTGGCTTATCGCGCTGGCTGGAACCTGGGGTACGCGGCGCTCAGCGCCAATGTGCTGAGCGCCGCGTTGTTGCTGCCGATAGGCTACTGGCTGTTCCGCGAGAGCCTGTCGCCGGGCCGGCTGGCCGGCTTGGGGCTCAGCCTGGCTGGCTTGTGGATGATGCTGCGCTTTCGTTGAGCGGCAGGCGGATGGCCACCTTGAACGCGCCGTCCTCGTCGGTCAGCTCCAGCGCGCCGCCATGCTGTTTGACCACGCGCGAGACGATGGCGAGGCCGAGGCCGCTGCCGCCGTCGGTGCCGCGGTGCTCGGCCAGCCGCTCGAACGGCGCCAGCGCGGTTTCGCGCAGCGCGGCGGGGATGCCGTCGCCGTGGTCGATCACGCTGAGCATCGCGTCGCCGCCCGCCTTTTCCAGCCGGATGATGGCCGGCGGCCGGCCGTAGCGCCGCGCGTTCTCCAGCAGATTGCTCAGCAGTCGCTCCAGCGCCAGCGCGTCGGCCTTGAGCTCGATTTCGTCGCGGATGTCCAGCTGCAGCGGCATGTCCTCGCGGCGGAAGCGCGCGGCCACGCTGGCGGCCAGGTCGGCCAGCGCCACCGGCTCCAGCCGGCTGGTTTCCTCGGCGCGGGCGAAGTCGATGAATTGGCGGACGATCCGCGACAGCTCGTCGATGTCGGACAGCATGTCGTGCTGATCGGTGCTGGCCTCCTGCATCTCCAGCGTCAGCTTCAGCCGGGTCAGCGGCGTACGCAAATCGTGCGACAGGCCGGCCAGCATCAGCCGCCGCTCGCGCGCGGCGTTGTCCAGCGCCAGCGCCATGCCGTTGAAGTTGTGCGCCAAGAGCTGCATCTCGCGCGGGCCGGTTTCCGCGATGGCCTGCGGCATCGAGCCGCCCGCCAGTTGGCGGCTGGCCTGCACCACCTGGCTGATCGGCCGCGTGATGCGCCAGGCCATCAGCGAGGCCAGCAGCGTGGCGAAGGCGGCGGCCAGCAAGGACGCCTGCAGCATCGGGTTCAGCATCCGGTCGCGGTAGCGGCCGAAGGGGATCACCAGCCAGTAGGGCTGGTCCAGCACATGGACATGCACCCACAGCTCGCTGTGGTCGGGCCGGCGCGCGTAGTGCGCCTGCACCGGCTCGTTCAGGTCGTGCGACAGCCGCTGCGCCAGCATCGCGCCTATCTTGGGCAAGTCTTCGCTGAACTGCTGGCCGCGGTCGGCGTTGAACGGCAGCAAGCTGGGCAGGCCGGGTCGGTTGTAGTTGTCGAGGAAGGCCTGTCGCTCCTCATCCACCATGCCGGTCATCGAGT
This genomic window from Chromobacterium phragmitis contains:
- a CDS encoding CBS domain-containing protein, which produces MATDYSPLPTLTLPRTTDLVRLDQRPHPPISMNSPALSAMTDLRLVNPIGIRGDAGLREAHQRMISHGIRLLFVHDHDGSLLGIVTAVDLLGERPIQCMKEHGKHHDDLQVSDVMTPRARLDALRLDDVASASVGQLVATMQQLGRQHALVVEVNPVNGHHELCGLFSTSHMARLLGRPLSFIRVPQALSEIQYSLLYTG
- a CDS encoding DUF1203 domain-containing protein, whose amino-acid sequence is MTWRMETLDERFIAAARGRGVDALGQPARRLQARGGEPLRDGLRRARPGERLLLASYSPFRLIGPYREYGPVFLGAEPDLETLPSLDALLEASGGYLGDSMALRAYDAGQSMIEAAVLPRAELAACLARWTSRSDIAFAMLRYPAHGCYALRLNRDA
- a CDS encoding methylated-DNA--[protein]-cysteine S-methyltransferase, translated to MEAILPAAAESSRDYARVRDAIRYLVAHADAQPRLADLAGELHLSESRLQRLFTQWAGVSPKRFIQQLTCEAAKARLAAGEPLLPLSHELGLSGGGRLHDLFVTLEAMTPGEYQRGGAGLDIGWSVEATRFGPALLAQTARGVCALQFVADEAAGEAWLRGQWPNAALRWREGLGRALCRRLFDPLEAAGGPPLALRVQGSNFQIQVWRALLAVPYGGLIGYGQLAAGMGRPSAARAVGNAVGANPVAWLIPCHRVIRAAGALGGYRWGEERKLDLIGWECARLAGAERAAWTA
- a CDS encoding LysR family transcriptional regulator; its protein translation is MASDLDTSLLRALAAVARHGSINRAAAALGRTQPALSLQLRKLEQHCGQLLLQRSTRGVTLTAAGKTLLPFAERIVSLAEQMLPEPASCAPQRCRVGLIEDVVSRHLPRVLADFAAVRPELKLEAKVAPGRELAAAYRQGELDMLIANPRLCGLEQPPAWSMECPLPWLSAGGAMPDGPELPLVLFAAPCSWRDAMLQALGLAGRPYRVVFESSSLLAVTAALEAGLGVGALLSDMAGDDLRPLPPDSLPALPPVPLALFRQPARDGDPALDTLSRLFFRELSRLPG
- a CDS encoding EamA family transporter encodes the protein MFFAAILLAVAGSVVYHLSIKQLPQDLNPFFSLAVSYGLALALALCLAGMWWLPGGQRDPSALGWSNLGVALGILGIEMGFLLAYRAGWNLGYAALSANVLSAALLLPIGYWLFRESLSPGRLAGLGLSLAGLWMMLRFR
- a CDS encoding ATP-binding protein — protein: MLRKLLGSLFFRLALLVVTVVITTQLFTIWLANNERHKLLERQLYIQVLDTLSFLEDSMTGMVDEERQAFLDNYNRPGLPSLLPFNADRGQQFSEDLPKIGAMLAQRLSHDLNEPVQAHYARRPDHSELWVHVHVLDQPYWLVIPFGRYRDRMLNPMLQASLLAAAFATLLASLMAWRITRPISQVVQASRQLAGGSMPQAIAETGPREMQLLAHNFNGMALALDNAARERRLMLAGLSHDLRTPLTRLKLTLEMQEASTDQHDMLSDIDELSRIVRQFIDFARAEETSRLEPVALADLAASVAARFRREDMPLQLDIRDEIELKADALALERLLSNLLENARRYGRPPAIIRLEKAGGDAMLSVIDHGDGIPAALRETALAPFERLAEHRGTDGGSGLGLAIVSRVVKQHGGALELTDEDGAFKVAIRLPLNESAASSTSQPG